A single Methanolobus sp. ZRKC5 DNA region contains:
- a CDS encoding TIGR04083 family peptide-modifying radical SAM enzyme — translation MLIPTLGCPGNCSYCWSSEEKSPIMSIETIKEVVEWLKNFRDDSVTFTFHGGEPLLAGADFYKEALPILVEGVKPKKVAFAIQTNLWKMTDEIAEIFAEYNIPIGSSLDGPKKLNDFQRGEGYFEKTMRGYRIAKEHGLSVRFITTFTSYSEKYRDDIFNFYLENGWILKFHPALPSLRGDEPEKWALDPEEYGRLLIYLLDKYLENMDRIEVMNIDHLCKGVFGGRGAVCTFVDCMGDVLAVGPDGGIYPCYRFVGMPEYVMGNVHDHPSIEELAKSDAWKLMFAYKEYVDQHCKDCAHIKYCRGGCPYNAITPTEGEIKGVDPHCISYKMILDEITERVNNEMFGGSGMEMDFFQNPMKPSKPGIMSLMLKKT, via the coding sequence ATGTTGATTCCCACCCTTGGCTGTCCAGGAAACTGTAGTTATTGCTGGAGTTCCGAGGAAAAATCCCCTATAATGAGCATCGAGACCATAAAAGAAGTAGTTGAATGGCTCAAAAACTTCAGAGATGATTCGGTTACCTTTACTTTCCATGGAGGGGAACCACTCCTGGCAGGCGCGGATTTCTACAAGGAGGCTTTACCAATCCTTGTTGAAGGAGTAAAGCCGAAGAAAGTGGCTTTTGCCATACAGACCAACCTCTGGAAGATGACAGACGAAATAGCTGAAATTTTTGCGGAATATAACATTCCTATCGGTTCAAGTCTCGACGGCCCGAAAAAACTTAATGATTTCCAGAGAGGGGAAGGATATTTCGAAAAAACCATGCGTGGCTACAGGATAGCAAAAGAACACGGACTTTCCGTGAGGTTCATCACCACTTTCACCTCCTATTCTGAAAAATATAGGGATGATATTTTCAATTTTTACTTGGAAAACGGCTGGATTCTCAAGTTCCACCCTGCTCTACCCTCTTTACGCGGTGACGAACCAGAAAAATGGGCTCTTGACCCGGAAGAATACGGCAGACTCCTAATTTACCTCTTGGACAAATACTTGGAAAACATGGACCGGATTGAAGTCATGAACATCGACCACCTTTGTAAGGGCGTATTTGGAGGCAGAGGTGCTGTCTGTACCTTCGTGGACTGTATGGGAGATGTCTTAGCCGTAGGCCCTGATGGAGGCATATATCCCTGCTATCGCTTTGTAGGCATGCCAGAATACGTAATGGGTAATGTCCACGACCATCCAAGCATTGAAGAACTTGCAAAGTCTGATGCCTGGAAGCTCATGTTCGCTTACAAAGAGTACGTGGACCAGCACTGTAAGGACTGTGCCCATATAAAATACTGCAGAGGTGGCTGCCCTTACAATGCCATAACCCCCACAGAAGGGGAAATAAAGGGAGTCGACCCCCATTGTATCTCCTATAAGATGATATTGGACGAAATAACCGAGAGGGTCAATAACGAGATGTTTGGGGGCTCAGGCATGGAAATGGACTTCTTCCAGAACCCGATGAAACCTTCAAAGCCAGGAATAATGTCCCTGATGCTTAAGAAAACATGA
- a CDS encoding hydantoinase/oxoprolinase family protein, translating to MQYSLGIDAGGTFTDGVIIRDSDGLILDAAKVLTTYPDPIGGIKKVIDTLNPDYVKDIKLVSVSTTLSTNTILEDTGFPVGVILVGDYVIPNDGFPAQYYVRLSGGHTSNGEEAAPLDEEGVRNFALEVKDHVAAFSVSSFFSNRNSDHELRVKQIIREVTGMPVVCGHELSQEVGAYDRAITAYLNAQLLPITHKFIQSIMQDIKSRGIDANLLMLKCDGSVVGMEEALERPIESIFSGPAASLVGAAFLTKYPTCAMVDVGGTSTDVALIRDGVPEISAQGAIVGGWKTMVKAIRMETSATGGDSHIWAQEQKFYLGPRRVIPLCRAAVLYAGFLDRLKESKSPSRKLLCENIQATKFFVRTGLKPLELTRTEEEIYDTIQGNPLSYVDLFQRLKKQPSVRALDSLIQKRLVQSIGFTPTDALHVLGEFSLWDAEASIIGAERLAKQLRTSKEEFSIMVKRQVARNMAKDLVSYLVTGIQDSVINQMLSGDNFTRFKVETPVVLLGGPVVAYKEEMEKLLDANIVVPEHANVGNAVGSLVGKGIKRVEILIKRDFAPITGADVTDEELKNAKEVIQYFVFSPGGRAIFPQYMDAYEFARNSGKKIIMDYMKAAGYSKDEVNIEVTKKDLMTREGEEPVESKVIVVGIGTSRLVVEKDVIPDYMRKKAISSRSAESSYSGK from the coding sequence ATGCAATACAGTCTGGGCATTGATGCCGGAGGAACCTTTACAGATGGGGTTATTATCCGTGATTCGGATGGTTTGATACTGGATGCTGCTAAAGTGCTGACTACATATCCAGATCCAATTGGTGGAATTAAAAAAGTAATTGATACTCTGAATCCGGATTATGTGAAAGATATAAAGCTGGTTTCTGTTTCAACAACTCTTTCGACCAATACTATACTAGAAGATACGGGTTTTCCAGTAGGTGTAATACTGGTTGGCGATTATGTCATTCCCAATGATGGTTTTCCTGCCCAGTACTATGTCAGACTTAGTGGTGGCCATACCAGTAATGGTGAAGAAGCCGCTCCTCTTGATGAAGAGGGAGTTAGAAATTTTGCTCTTGAAGTGAAGGACCATGTTGCAGCATTTTCAGTTTCTTCTTTTTTCAGCAATCGTAATTCAGACCATGAACTCCGTGTCAAACAGATAATTCGTGAGGTCACAGGAATGCCTGTTGTGTGCGGACATGAGCTTTCTCAGGAAGTGGGTGCCTATGACAGAGCCATTACTGCCTATCTTAATGCCCAGCTATTGCCCATTACTCACAAGTTTATTCAGTCTATTATGCAGGACATCAAGTCAAGGGGAATAGATGCTAATCTCCTCATGCTCAAATGTGACGGTTCTGTAGTGGGTATGGAAGAGGCACTTGAGCGACCAATTGAATCGATATTTTCCGGACCTGCAGCAAGTCTTGTAGGTGCTGCTTTTCTTACGAAATACCCGACATGTGCCATGGTGGACGTGGGAGGTACCAGCACAGATGTTGCTCTTATCAGGGATGGTGTTCCGGAAATAAGTGCTCAGGGAGCCATTGTCGGTGGTTGGAAGACCATGGTAAAAGCTATAAGAATGGAAACCTCTGCCACAGGTGGCGACAGTCACATATGGGCTCAGGAACAAAAATTCTACTTAGGGCCCAGAAGGGTGATACCTCTTTGCCGTGCTGCTGTCTTGTACGCCGGTTTCCTCGACAGGCTCAAGGAATCTAAATCACCTTCCAGAAAACTTCTTTGCGAAAACATACAGGCAACAAAGTTCTTTGTGCGCACGGGCCTTAAACCTCTTGAACTCACAAGGACTGAGGAAGAGATATATGATACTATTCAGGGAAACCCTCTTTCTTATGTAGATCTATTCCAGCGCCTGAAGAAACAGCCAAGTGTTCGTGCCCTTGACAGCCTCATACAGAAACGGCTGGTCCAGTCTATTGGTTTCACTCCTACAGATGCCCTGCATGTGCTTGGGGAGTTCAGTCTATGGGATGCAGAAGCATCTATAATAGGGGCTGAACGACTTGCCAAGCAGTTAAGGACCAGCAAGGAAGAATTTTCAATAATGGTAAAACGGCAGGTTGCAAGGAACATGGCAAAAGACCTTGTTTCATATCTGGTCACAGGTATACAGGACTCGGTTATTAACCAGATGCTTTCCGGGGATAACTTCACTCGTTTTAAAGTGGAAACTCCGGTGGTATTGCTTGGTGGTCCTGTAGTTGCCTATAAAGAGGAGATGGAAAAGCTGCTTGATGCTAATATAGTTGTTCCGGAGCATGCTAATGTAGGAAATGCTGTTGGTTCTCTTGTGGGCAAAGGTATCAAGCGTGTTGAGATACTCATCAAACGGGATTTTGCTCCAATTACAGGGGCTGATGTTACGGATGAGGAGTTGAAAAATGCCAAAGAGGTTATACAATACTTTGTTTTTTCACCAGGGGGAAGGGCCATATTCCCGCAGTATATGGATGCTTATGAATTTGCCCGTAACAGCGGTAAGAAAATAATAATGGATTATATGAAGGCAGCAGGTTACTCAAAAGATGAGGTAAACATTGAGGTGACTAAAAAGGACCTTATGACCAGAGAAGGCGAAGAACCGGTTGAAAGTAAGGTAATTGTAGTTGGAATTGGCACATCCCGGTTGGTTGTGGAAAAAGACGTAATTCCCGATTATATGCGTAAAAAAGCCATAAGCAGCAGATCTGCTGAAAGTTCCTATTCAGGAAAATAA
- the aroA gene encoding 3-phosphoshikimate 1-carboxyvinyltransferase: MKVSVSTSKINGEVFAPPSKSYTHRAITIAALSDECVIHRPLLSADTLATIRACEALGATIEKTEDKLHVTGVNSKPFVPNDVIDVANSGTTLRFMTAVSALTNGVTVLTGDSSIRNRPNQPLLDVLNKLSVEAYSTRGNGCAPLVVRGGLKGAITMIDGSISSQFISALLIACPLTTQSTTLSIKGEMKSRPYVDVTIELIEKAGAEILIEESNNIKFIIPANQRYNLKEYTVPGDFSSASYLLAAAAITGSTVTVKNLFPSKQGDVDIIDVLGRMGAKISWDKKNGVVNVTGNGLKGTTFDAGATPDLVPTIAVLAACAEGMTVIENAEHVRYKETDRLHAMALELTKMGISVKEEPDQLMITGGTLHGAQLHGWHDHRIVMALTIAGMVAGDTTIDTAESVEISFPNFFEEMMALGAQITPF; this comes from the coding sequence ATGAAAGTATCTGTCAGCACTTCAAAGATCAATGGTGAAGTATTTGCACCACCGTCTAAAAGTTATACACACCGGGCAATCACGATTGCCGCCCTGTCGGATGAATGTGTGATTCATCGGCCCCTTCTCTCAGCTGATACCCTTGCAACAATACGTGCATGTGAGGCATTAGGAGCAACTATTGAAAAAACAGAAGATAAACTCCATGTAACCGGAGTTAATAGTAAGCCCTTTGTCCCCAATGATGTCATAGATGTCGCAAACTCAGGAACTACTTTGAGGTTCATGACAGCAGTTTCAGCACTTACCAATGGAGTGACGGTGCTTACAGGTGACAGCTCAATAAGAAACAGGCCAAATCAACCGCTGCTTGACGTATTGAACAAACTTAGTGTCGAAGCATATTCAACTCGTGGCAATGGATGCGCCCCTCTTGTTGTGCGTGGTGGATTAAAGGGAGCCATAACAATGATAGACGGCTCAATAAGTTCACAATTCATTTCCGCACTGCTCATCGCATGTCCTTTAACAACCCAGAGCACAACCCTTTCCATAAAAGGGGAAATGAAATCAAGACCTTATGTTGATGTCACCATCGAGCTGATTGAAAAGGCAGGTGCTGAGATTCTTATTGAGGAAAGCAACAATATTAAGTTCATAATACCTGCAAACCAGAGATATAATCTCAAAGAATATACCGTTCCGGGAGACTTCTCGTCAGCTTCCTATCTGTTGGCTGCTGCAGCAATCACAGGTTCCACCGTGACCGTTAAGAACCTCTTCCCCTCAAAACAGGGAGATGTAGATATAATCGATGTCCTTGGACGTATGGGAGCAAAAATCTCATGGGACAAAAAGAACGGAGTAGTAAACGTTACAGGAAACGGCCTCAAAGGAACTACTTTCGATGCAGGAGCAACACCTGATCTTGTGCCCACCATTGCTGTACTTGCAGCATGTGCTGAAGGTATGACAGTAATAGAGAATGCAGAACATGTGCGTTACAAAGAAACAGACAGACTTCATGCAATGGCACTTGAACTGACAAAAATGGGGATCTCCGTAAAAGAAGAACCAGATCAACTAATGATCACGGGCGGTACGTTGCACGGTGCGCAGCTACATGGATGGCATGACCACAGAATAGTCATGGCACTCACAATTGCCGGAATGGTTGCAGGAGATACAACAATAGATACTGCGGAATCCGTGGAGATATCTTTCCCTAACTTCTTTGAGGAAATGATGGCTCTTGGAGCACAGATAACTCCTTTCTAA
- a CDS encoding DUF488 domain-containing protein encodes MKCYTVGYGNRQVNDFIGILIENKVTYLVDIRRYPQSTFKDYDKESLESILPKNGIMYSHFEGVGGMRDSTYAEYMETDSFKSSFEKLMNLIRKVNEEGGRVILMCAEKSPNGCHRQYLSIKLEENGVEVIHLVERGQTSLFNF; translated from the coding sequence ATGAAGTGCTATACGGTAGGATATGGAAATCGTCAGGTCAATGATTTTATTGGCATACTTATTGAGAATAAGGTTACTTATCTTGTGGATATACGAAGATACCCACAGTCTACGTTTAAGGACTACGACAAGGAATCACTGGAGTCGATTCTCCCAAAGAATGGAATCATGTATTCTCATTTTGAAGGTGTTGGGGGAATGCGTGATTCCACTTATGCTGAATATATGGAAACAGACTCTTTTAAAAGCAGCTTTGAAAAGCTCATGAACCTTATCAGGAAAGTAAATGAAGAGGGCGGCAGGGTGATATTAATGTGTGCGGAAAAAAGTCCGAACGGTTGTCACAGGCAATATCTTTCCATCAAGCTCGAAGAAAATGGTGTAGAGGTTATCCATCTCGTGGAAAGGGGACAGACAAGCCTCTTTAATTTCTAA
- the htpX gene encoding zinc metalloprotease HtpX gives MGNMIKTTLLLASLTGLLVIVGRIIGGTSGMIIAFIFAIIMNFGSYWYSDKIVLKMYHAQEATAAEAPQLHGIVQKLALRAGLPMPKVYIVNTSMPNAFATGRDPQHAAVAATTGILDLLTAEELEGVLAHEMAHVKNRDTLISAVAATIAGVITMIATWVKWAAIFGGIGGRDDNGANNIIGFLALAIVAPLAATVIQLAISRSREFAADEEGARISQKPWALASALEKLEYGSKNYRQRKGDVQPSQTTAHMFIVNPLKGSALMNLFRTHPVTEERIRRLRAM, from the coding sequence ATGGGAAATATGATAAAAACTACATTATTGCTGGCATCCCTCACCGGTTTACTGGTCATTGTCGGCCGTATAATAGGTGGGACGTCAGGAATGATCATTGCATTTATATTTGCGATAATCATGAACTTTGGAAGCTACTGGTACAGTGACAAGATCGTTCTGAAAATGTACCATGCACAGGAAGCCACTGCAGCTGAAGCTCCACAACTCCATGGAATTGTTCAGAAACTGGCCCTGCGTGCAGGTCTTCCAATGCCAAAAGTATACATTGTGAATACTTCTATGCCAAATGCATTTGCAACAGGCAGAGACCCACAGCATGCTGCGGTTGCTGCAACTACAGGAATACTGGACCTTCTAACAGCTGAGGAGCTGGAAGGTGTACTGGCACATGAAATGGCACACGTAAAGAATCGTGACACACTGATAAGCGCAGTAGCTGCAACCATTGCAGGTGTTATCACCATGATAGCAACATGGGTCAAATGGGCAGCCATATTTGGAGGAATTGGCGGAAGAGATGATAACGGTGCAAACAATATAATTGGTTTTCTGGCACTTGCAATCGTTGCTCCACTGGCAGCAACAGTAATCCAGCTTGCAATCTCAAGGTCAAGAGAGTTTGCAGCCGATGAAGAAGGAGCACGTATATCACAGAAACCATGGGCTTTGGCAAGCGCACTTGAGAAACTTGAATACGGCAGCAAAAATTATCGCCAGAGAAAAGGCGATGTGCAGCCGTCCCAGACCACCGCTCACATGTTCATCGTGAACCCATTGAAAGGAAGCGCACTTATGAACCTGTTCAGAACACACCCTGTAACAGAAGAGCGTATCAGACGCCTTCGTGCAATGTAA
- a CDS encoding hydantoinase/oxoprolinase family protein yields the protein MQYSLGIDAGGTFTDGVIIRDSDGVILDAAKMLTTYPDPIGGIKKVIDSLNQDYVENVKLVSVSTTLSTNTILEDTGFPVGVILVGDYVIPDEGFPAKYYVRLSGGHTSNGEEAAPLDEEGVKRFALEVKDQVAAFSTSAFFSNRNSEHELRVKQIIRETTGLPVVCGHELSQEVGAYDRAITAYLNAQLLPITHKFIQSIMKDIKSRNIDANLLMLKCDGSVVGMEEALERPIESIFSGPAASLVGAGFLTKFPTCAMVDVGGTSTDVALIRGGVPEISDQGAIVGGWKTMVKAIKMETSATGGDSHVWAQDQKFHVGPRRVIPLCRAAVEYPGFLEKLQTTKSPSRTLLCENIQPTKFFVRTDVRSIELTKMEEEVYDVIQGIPLSYVDIFQRLKKQPNVRAIDGLIKKRLIQSIGFTPTDALHVLGDFRQWETEASIIGAEKLGKLTRTKKEELCSMVKRQVAKNMAYDLISYLIKGIPESVVEDILSGENFTRFKVETPVVLLGGPVVAYKEEMEQLIDADIVVPEHANVGNAVGSLVGKGIKRVEILIKRDFNPVVGINVEDVEMKGPKEDILNYFVFSPEGRSIFYQYMDAYEFARNTGEKIIMNYMRAAGYLEGEVDIEVTKKDIVVREGEKPVESKIIVVGVGTSNLVVEKNIIPDYMGKKALKQGIKRS from the coding sequence ATGCAATACAGTCTTGGCATTGATGCCGGAGGAACCTTTACAGACGGGGTTATTATCCGTGATTCGGATGGTGTGATACTGGATGCTGCTAAAATGCTTACTACCTATCCGGACCCTATAGGTGGAATTAAAAAAGTAATTGATTCTCTAAATCAGGATTATGTTGAAAATGTAAAACTGGTCTCAGTTTCAACCACTCTTTCTACCAATACCATACTGGAAGATACTGGTTTTCCAGTAGGTGTGATTCTGGTTGGTGATTATGTGATTCCTGATGAGGGTTTTCCTGCTAAATATTATGTTAGACTTAGTGGTGGTCATACAAGTAATGGTGAAGAAGCTGCTCCTCTTGACGAAGAGGGAGTTAAGCGATTTGCCCTTGAGGTAAAGGATCAGGTTGCAGCATTTTCTACGTCTGCATTTTTCAGCAACCGTAATTCGGAACATGAACTCCGCGTCAAACAGATAATTCGCGAGACTACAGGGCTGCCTGTTGTATGCGGACATGAGCTTTCCCAGGAAGTTGGAGCCTATGACAGGGCTATTACCGCGTACCTTAATGCTCAGTTATTGCCAATCACACATAAGTTCATCCAATCCATTATGAAGGACATCAAGTCAAGGAATATTGATGCCAATCTTCTCATGCTCAAATGTGATGGTTCTGTAGTAGGTATGGAGGAAGCACTGGAGCGTCCCATCGAATCAATATTTTCCGGACCAGCGGCAAGTCTTGTAGGTGCTGGTTTCCTTACAAAATTCCCCACATGTGCAATGGTGGATGTGGGTGGAACCAGTACGGACGTTGCTCTCATCAGGGGTGGTGTCCCGGAAATTAGTGACCAAGGAGCTATTGTAGGTGGATGGAAGACCATGGTAAAGGCTATTAAAATGGAAACCTCTGCTACAGGTGGTGACAGCCATGTATGGGCCCAGGATCAAAAGTTCCACGTAGGACCTAGAAGGGTGATTCCCCTTTGTCGTGCTGCAGTTGAGTATCCTGGTTTTCTTGAAAAACTTCAGACAACTAAATCTCCTTCCAGAACGCTTCTTTGCGAAAATATTCAGCCAACTAAATTCTTTGTACGCACAGATGTCCGTTCTATTGAACTTACAAAGATGGAAGAAGAGGTATATGATGTTATTCAGGGAATTCCTCTTTCTTATGTAGATATTTTCCAGCGCCTGAAGAAACAGCCAAATGTCCGTGCTATTGATGGCCTTATAAAGAAACGTTTGATACAATCTATAGGTTTCACTCCAACTGATGCTCTGCATGTACTTGGAGATTTCAGGCAATGGGAAACGGAAGCATCCATAATAGGCGCTGAGAAACTTGGCAAACTGACAAGGACTAAGAAGGAAGAACTCTGCAGCATGGTAAAAAGACAAGTTGCAAAGAACATGGCATATGATCTTATTTCTTACCTTATAAAAGGCATTCCGGAATCAGTTGTTGAGGATATACTCTCCGGGGAGAATTTCACTCGTTTTAAGGTAGAGACTCCTGTTGTACTGCTTGGTGGTCCTGTTGTTGCGTATAAAGAGGAAATGGAACAACTGATAGATGCTGATATAGTTGTTCCGGAGCATGCTAATGTAGGTAATGCAGTAGGTTCTCTTGTGGGCAAAGGTATCAAGCGTGTTGAAATACTTATCAAGAGGGATTTTAATCCTGTAGTAGGGATAAACGTTGAAGATGTAGAAATGAAGGGTCCCAAAGAGGATATCCTCAATTACTTCGTGTTCTCACCAGAAGGCAGGTCCATATTCTACCAGTATATGGATGCTTATGAGTTTGCCAGGAACACCGGTGAAAAAATCATAATGAATTACATGAGGGCAGCAGGTTACTTAGAAGGAGAAGTAGATATAGAAGTAACTAAAAAGGATATTGTAGTCAGGGAAGGTGAGAAACCGGTTGAGTCTAAGATTATCGTGGTTGGGGTCGGTACATCCAATTTGGTCGTGGAAAAAAACATAATTCCTGATTATATGGGTAAAAAGGCTCTTAAACAGGGTATAAAAAGGTCTTAA